Proteins encoded by one window of Lates calcarifer isolate ASB-BC8 linkage group LG5, TLL_Latcal_v3, whole genome shotgun sequence:
- the LOC108873383 gene encoding uncharacterized protein LOC108873383, translating to MDFRTVVTISALFLMTADADAATLPLNSSATAPSAQMNNTCPCLSATPTTAASSPSSSAPVVSLLTVHWTGKCEGSVRLYNSSTDFTPVCHSNSHTVLELLKNVCLNIKGCKGQPGLIKGSRNDGYDISEDGGEWMISCETLGVRCKVEAVKPVVPDVRGQLQAYKVVTALLCCVLLVLLLIRFTRPTVKALQKRLSDRRQNRWIGPTQSHSVSYHRGKTAVKNDGEKRLSYPALERLAVSDSREPSSNRNSDYNF from the exons ACGCAGACGCAGCAACACTTCCACTAAACAGCAGCGCAACTGCCCCCTCTGCTCAGATGAATAACACCTGTCCCTGCCTCAGTGCTACTCCAACCACTGCTGCCTCCAGCCCTAGCAGCTCTGCACCTGTCGTGAGCCTCCTCACCGTCCACTGGACAGGTAAATGTGAAGGAAGCGTGAGACTCTATAATTCCTCCACCGACttcacacctgtctgtcacAGCAACAGCCACACTGTCCTGGAGCTTCTGAAGAATGTGTGTCTGAACATAAAAGGTTGTAAAGGACAGCCAGGCCTGATCAAAGGAAGCAGGAACGATGGTTATGACATCtctgaggatggaggagagtGGATGATCAGCTGTGAGACACTGGGGGTCCGATGCAAAG TTGAGGCAGTTAAGCCAGTTGTCCCAGATGTGCGGGGACAGCTGCAGGCCTACAAAGTGGTGACAGCTttgctctgctgtgtgctgctggtcCTTTTACTGATCCGCTTCACCAGGCCCACCGTCAAAGCTTTGCAGAAGAGat TGTCAGACAGGAGACAGAATCGCTGGATTGGACCAACGCAGAGTCACAGTg tgtcttacCATCGAGGGAAAACTGCGGTTAAAaatgatggagagaagagacTGTCCTACCCTG CTCTGGAGCGACTGGCggtcagtgacagcagagaaCCTTCATCCAACAGGAACAGTGACTACAACTTCTGA
- the tmem132a gene encoding transmembrane protein 132D: MCKGKESLKLWFTPSPPLFFFNPSVPPSLLQPPLPLSLPVHMSVVPPPWQFLPLSQAELGPLFSNSSPFSSSQSFFMVPPPGWGPRPGLQASFGPYSVTQLVSEAVLPLSPPLSASLLSEHVEREQDEGGQERFRVRTLFHKRGDTSNQRTCVTLHAFKETEEYKASCITQPPLGLCVATLILPSDWFKDQHANRSHQDFNKSHSNSHAHNRVQRREWQRGRRHRRNHQRETSPSLRYHPDVDGDTQVDGPWALRYPRGPMRNHIQLYYSFDTVADPKITPTGCIEDRAAQSQRQLFHIKAVTLREEEKEEGQSWTKEEEGACLNGQEEEELSFDSSVVIRYHRGPVLIGQPIRVSVNLRSNLSAEFVVIRLKVKKGLVSMVAQRTLTSDLWAVTLERSQGSKHDVVSILCHKHNTLKHSHSPSLLQQVVCLSVDGLRRSFGVAMTVSANWWVEYSGHSNPPSPRGTAVSIFSFADRRIVGIAPITESNTIINTAILNNQPVSLPVIVLAVSHDGKVSDVTSAVTCHSTNENTIKVSSDCSTLFVDGSESGLGSTCAVVAFLLGSLSGSVCLQVWAPSVPLQVSLADPILNTISGWNHFTENGCEPVYQRSSVQVLTQFTAQDSRSRTIQLLGSSDWFVDVTELVRDWLRVEDPRVAALGPQNNLIGLQPGKTSLHVVSEQWDGVLGRCDVTVTSDPVTSADLSVQVVSGLGMSVTGSTVHPSIVTTTVTAYNILYHHHQEASISVWLQFSDDTASLLSSFSDLPFFLRLSSVAETVVMVTPGPSQRIFAQGDGGGPLLQAELLVSTCSDQPITSNFITEGNGEWTVTGGGGGGGGTRRLARGSGWIRVNLDLGFLQPVGNKGEHDEEFEFDISDMLVESDSDVYTSNFDEDDSGNFTSDYYDKMSRRVAHRKWNKVGNRGMISRNNLERAVLKPSQEEGSVYFSPNQEREGGREVDGHGAEEMEVGVGAVLSLLCLSAVLFLANCLPCALRDRRRATAEEGREPERGAEEDEEEQRKKKKEVEDREEERRETGRRSRDKTAAGGEQ; the protein is encoded by the exons atgtgtaaagGCAAAGAA TCTCTAAAACTTTGGTTcacaccttctcctcctcttttcttttttaatccctcagtccctccatccctcctgcagcctcctctccctctctctctgccagtcCACATGTCGGTCGTCCCTCCTCCCTGGCagttcctccctctgtcccagGCCGAGCTCGGCCCTCTTTTCTCCAACTCCagccccttctcctcctcccagaGCTTCTTCATGGTGCCACCGCCAGGCTGGGGCCCCAGGCCGGGCCTCCAAGCTTCATTTGGCCCTTACTCTGTTACacag CTTGTGTCAGAGGctgtcctccccctctctccccctctgtctgcctccctcctctcagagcatgtggagagagagcaggatgaaggaggacaggagaggtTCAGGGTAAGGACCCTGTTCCACAAGCGCGGCGACACCAGCAACCAACGGACCTGCGTCACCCTGCATGCCTTCAAGGAGACAGAGGAGTACAAGGCCTCCTGTATCACACAG CCTCCTCTGGGGCTGTGTGTGGCAACTCTGATACTGCCCAGCGACTGGTTCAAGGATCAACATGCCAACCGATCACATCAGGATTTCAACAAGTCGCACAGCAACAGCCACGCTCATAACCGTGTCCAGAGGCGGGAGTGGCAGCGGGGCAGACGTCATCGTAGGAACCATCAGCGAGAGACTTCTCCTTCACTGAG ATACCATCCAGATGTTGATGGGGACACCCAGGTGGATGGCCCATGGGCCCTCAGATACCCAAGGGGCCCTATGAGAAACCACATACAGCTTTACTACTCCTTTGACACAGTGGCCGACCCAAAGATAACACCAACAGG ATGTATAGAGGACCGAGCGGCTCAGTCCCAGAGGCAGCTCTTTCATATCAAAGCAGTGacactgagggaggaggagaaggaagaggggCAAAGCTGgaccaaagaagaagaaggagccTGCCTAAatggacaggaagaggaggagcttaGCTTTGATTCCAGTGTTGTGATTCGCTACCACAGAGGTCCGGTCCTGATAGGACAGCCAATCAGGGTGTCTGTGAATCTGAGATCCAACCTCAGTGCTGAGTTTGTTGTCATAAG gctgaAGGTGAAGAAGGGCTTGGTGTCTATGGTGGCCCAGagaactctgacctctgacctttgggCAGTCACCCTGGAGAGAAGCCAAGGCTCCAAACATGACGTGGTGTCCATCCTctgccacaaacacaacacattgaAGCACAGCCACAG TCCCAGTCTCCTCCAGCAGGTGGTGTGTCTGTCAGTCGACGGCCTCAGGCGGAGCTTTGGTGTTGCCATGACAGTGTCAGCTAACTGGTGGGTGGAGTACTCTGGACATAGTAACCCCCCATCGCCACGAGGGACAGCAGTGAGCATCTTCTCATTTGCTGATCGACGAATCGTCGGCATAGCTCCCATCACAGAG agTAACACAATCATCAACACAGCCATACTGAACAACCAGCCggtgtcacttcctgtcattgtGCTGGCCGTAAGCCATGATGGGAAGGTGTCAGATGTCACCTCTGCAGTCACATGTCACTCTACCAATGAGAACACTATCAAG GTGTCCAGTGACTGCTCCACCCTCTTCGTGGACGGCAGCGAATCAGGGTTGGGCAGCACCTGCGCAGTGGTGGCGTTTCTGCTGGGTTCGCTCagtggctctgtgtgtctgcaggtgtggGCGCCGTCAGTGCCCCTGCAGGTGTCCCTGGCAGACCCCATTCTCAACACCATCAGTGGCTGGAACCACTTCACTGAGAATGG GTGTGAGCCGGTGTATCAGCGCTCCTCGGTCCAGGTCCTGACTCAGTTCACAGCTCAAGACTCGCGCAGCAGAACCATACAACTCTTAGGCTCATCTGATTGGTTCGTGGATGTGACAGAGCTGGTCCGTGACTGGTTGAGAGTAGAGGACCCTCGAGTGGCTGCCCTCGGCCCCCAGAATAATCTGATTGGTTTACAGCCAGGAAAGACATCACTTCAT GTCGTCTCTGAGCAGTGGGATGGTGTGCTGGGCAGATGTGACGTCACTGTGACCTCCGACCCCGTTACATCTGCAGACCTGTCTGTACAGGTAGTCAGCGGCCTTGGTATGTCAGTCACAGGCAGCACTGTCCACCCTTCCATTGTCACGACGACAGTGACAGCCTACAACATCCtgtaccaccaccaccag gaggCATCCATCAGCGTCTGGCTCCAGTTTAGCGATGACAccgcctccctcctctcctccttcagcgACCTTCCCTTTTTCCTGCGTCTCTCCTCAGTGGCTGAGACTGTAGTTATGGTGACACCTGGCCCCAGCCAACGCATCTTTGCACAGGGCGACGGAGGCGGGCCTTTACTGCAAGCAGAGCTTCTGGTTTCAACCTGCAGTGACCAGCCAATCACCTCAAACTTCATCACTGAAGGTAACGGGGAATGGACCGTCACTGGCGGAGGCGGAGGTGGAGGTGGTACCAGGAGGCTGGCGAGGGGATCTGGTTGGATAAGAGTTAACCTAGACCTGGGCTTCCTGCAGCCAGTGGGGAACAAGGGTGAGCATGACGAGGAGTTTGAGTTTGACATTTCAGACATGCTGGTTGAGTCAGACAGCGATGTCTACACGTCGAACTTTGACGAGGACGACAGTGGGAATTTCACCAGTGACTACTACGACAAAATGAGCAGGAGGGTGGCCCATAGAAAGTGGAACAAGGTGGGAAACAGAGGGATGATCAGTCGGAACAATCTGGAAAGAGCTGTGCTGAAGCCGAGTCAGGAGGAAGGCTCTGTGTACTTCTCCCCGAaccaggagagagaaggagggagggaggtggacGGGCATGGAGCTGAAGAGATGGAGGTTGGTGTGGGTGctgtgctctctctgctctgtctctctgctgtcctcttcCTGGCAAACTGTCTGCCCTGCGCCCTGCGAGACAGGAGGAGGGCAAcagcagaggaggggagagaaccAGAGAGGGGtgcagaggaggatgaagaggagcaaaggaagaagaagaaagaggtagaggacagggaagaggagaggagggagacaggaagGCGAAGTCGagataaaacagcagcaggaggagaacaGTAA